One window of Rhodopirellula bahusiensis genomic DNA carries:
- a CDS encoding sulfatase — MPALQPRHLFLGLVSLVCSLPMPASAQETSPSKPLNVLMIAVDDLRPELGCYGKSFIHSPNIDRLAASGMRFDRAYCQVAVCGASRASLMSGCRPETTQCWNFKTLLRSKMPDVLTLPQHLSRNGYETGFLGKVYHSASDDAAAWTVDANEWAPRDRSKGKGYVQELPRKRNPANSSEKPGPSIENGGDVPDNAYADGHNAERAVAMLERFATQDKPFFLAVGFLKPHLPFNAPGKYWDLYDRDAIEIPSREDVIDGLPYARSSWGELKNYTDIPAKTKMLDDDKTRELIHGYRAAVSYMDAQVGKVLDALEANGQRENTIVVLWGDHGWYVGDFGDWCKHTNYEIATRVPLIVSAPGVPAGETKSLVELVDVFPTLCELTGVPVPKHCQGKSIAGVVRDPELSVRPAAFSQYKKFKPGVGPVLGTSIRTERFRYTEYVSSKTGKLEDIVLIDLDKDPGAIRNVASDPAYQSFLPQLHTWCEQSATGL, encoded by the coding sequence ATGCCCGCCCTCCAACCCCGCCATCTGTTTCTTGGCTTGGTCAGCTTGGTTTGTTCGCTGCCGATGCCCGCGTCGGCACAAGAAACCTCGCCATCCAAACCGCTCAACGTGTTGATGATCGCCGTCGATGACTTGCGGCCTGAGCTTGGTTGCTACGGCAAATCTTTCATTCACTCGCCGAATATCGACCGTTTGGCGGCTTCTGGCATGCGGTTCGACCGCGCGTATTGCCAGGTCGCCGTTTGTGGTGCCTCGCGAGCCAGCTTGATGAGCGGTTGCCGTCCGGAGACGACCCAGTGCTGGAACTTCAAAACGCTGCTGCGGTCGAAGATGCCCGACGTGCTGACGCTGCCGCAACACCTGTCTCGCAACGGCTACGAAACGGGGTTTCTCGGCAAGGTCTACCACAGCGCCAGCGACGATGCGGCGGCCTGGACCGTCGATGCCAACGAGTGGGCCCCGCGAGATCGCAGCAAGGGCAAAGGCTACGTCCAGGAACTGCCTCGCAAACGCAATCCGGCCAACTCGAGCGAGAAGCCGGGACCATCGATCGAAAACGGCGGCGACGTTCCAGACAATGCCTACGCCGATGGCCACAACGCCGAGCGGGCGGTTGCGATGTTGGAGCGCTTTGCCACACAAGACAAACCGTTCTTCTTGGCCGTTGGATTCTTGAAGCCACACCTGCCGTTCAATGCACCGGGCAAGTACTGGGACCTCTACGACCGCGACGCCATTGAAATTCCTTCTCGCGAAGATGTGATTGATGGTTTGCCGTACGCTCGATCGAGTTGGGGAGAGCTGAAGAACTACACCGACATTCCTGCGAAAACGAAGATGCTCGACGACGACAAAACTCGTGAGCTGATCCATGGTTACCGAGCCGCGGTGAGCTACATGGACGCACAAGTTGGCAAGGTGCTGGACGCTCTCGAAGCCAACGGGCAACGCGAGAACACGATTGTCGTGTTGTGGGGCGACCATGGTTGGTACGTCGGCGACTTTGGCGATTGGTGCAAACACACCAACTATGAAATCGCAACACGAGTCCCGTTGATCGTGTCCGCCCCGGGCGTTCCTGCGGGTGAAACGAAATCGTTGGTGGAATTGGTGGACGTGTTCCCAACCTTGTGCGAGCTGACCGGAGTGCCGGTTCCGAAACATTGCCAAGGCAAGAGCATCGCGGGAGTGGTCCGTGATCCCGAACTGTCGGTTCGTCCGGCGGCGTTCAGCCAATACAAGAAATTCAAACCAGGCGTTGGGCCGGTGCTTGGAACCAGCATTCGCACGGAGCGGTTTCGTTACACGGAATATGTGTCGAGCAAGACAGGCAAACTCGAAGACATCGTCTTGATCGATCTCGACAAGGATCCGGGAGCGATTCGGAACGTGGCTTCCGATCCTGCCTATCAATCGTTCTTGCCGCAATTGCACACTTGGTGTGAACAATCCGCTACCGGGCTATGA
- a CDS encoding tetratricopeptide repeat protein, translated as MTTAFGLLAIELFLTAIGAGRSNDQTDPLMGFSKQVPLLERFTDDDGKTWMRTAENKLVWFNDQRFPLTKPANTQRIFCLGGSTTFGRPYDDSTSFAGWLREWLPHIDADTKHEVFNAGGVSYASYRVAAVMEELAEYEPDLFIVYTGQNEFLERRTYADFFDQSQAQLWLTGWLNKTRTYRVIDSLVPKKRPPKSDSNSIGLAAEVDERLNHTVGPSDYVRDEEWSDNVRKHFRFNVRRMISIAQSANAKILFVVPASNEKDCGPFKPAPEEDFFERGRQAFEAGDYEVARSAFRSAIDRDICPLRAPGEFAQFIRELPESDDVRVLDFESALRDVCQNEFGHDILGEEYFLDHVHPTVEAHRQLSRWLIAEMQDAGWLADGSIALEQLPPEAIAEVDQSVFDRIDRRAQGIAMRNLAKVMHWAGKFEVAAPRARDAIRILDGDAESQFILADCLRWMGRVDESVEEFERGVKAFPDYYRGLQRYGQLLLELEDYEAARDLLVVATVGIPESDPRHWLSRFQLAIAHLGASDFESAHEELLRCNEHAPDDLDVVFALAEASAGIGDSEAAIKLYERILDDFPDDVTTHLNLGHVFLSLNQTQRASLHFETALLLAPDNPRARAGMTVVSQLNQSSK; from the coding sequence GTGACCACCGCGTTTGGATTGTTGGCGATCGAGTTGTTTCTGACCGCAATTGGTGCCGGTCGGTCGAACGATCAAACCGACCCGTTGATGGGGTTTTCGAAGCAAGTTCCCCTGCTGGAACGCTTCACCGATGACGACGGCAAGACGTGGATGCGAACCGCGGAAAACAAGTTGGTCTGGTTCAACGACCAACGCTTTCCGCTGACAAAGCCAGCGAACACGCAGCGGATCTTTTGCCTCGGTGGATCCACGACGTTCGGTCGACCTTACGACGACAGCACGTCCTTCGCGGGCTGGTTGCGAGAATGGTTGCCGCACATCGATGCTGACACAAAGCATGAAGTCTTCAACGCGGGTGGTGTCAGCTACGCCAGCTACCGCGTCGCGGCGGTGATGGAAGAGTTGGCTGAGTACGAGCCTGATCTGTTCATTGTCTACACCGGTCAGAATGAGTTTCTCGAACGGCGAACGTACGCAGACTTCTTTGACCAGTCCCAGGCTCAACTTTGGTTGACGGGATGGTTGAACAAGACCCGAACGTATCGGGTGATCGATTCCCTCGTGCCTAAAAAGCGTCCACCGAAATCCGACTCGAACTCGATCGGTTTGGCCGCTGAAGTGGACGAACGTCTGAACCACACGGTTGGACCGTCGGACTATGTTCGCGATGAGGAATGGAGCGACAATGTTCGCAAGCATTTTCGATTCAATGTTCGACGCATGATCTCCATCGCTCAATCCGCGAACGCGAAAATATTGTTCGTCGTTCCAGCTTCCAACGAAAAGGATTGCGGTCCCTTCAAGCCGGCCCCTGAAGAAGATTTCTTCGAACGAGGCCGGCAAGCATTTGAGGCTGGCGATTATGAGGTTGCTCGTTCAGCATTTCGATCTGCGATCGACCGAGACATTTGCCCGCTACGTGCGCCCGGCGAGTTTGCTCAGTTCATTCGTGAACTTCCCGAGTCCGATGACGTTCGTGTGCTCGATTTTGAATCCGCACTGCGCGACGTTTGTCAAAACGAATTTGGGCATGACATTCTGGGCGAAGAGTATTTCCTGGATCACGTTCACCCGACCGTTGAGGCCCATCGACAGTTATCACGTTGGCTGATCGCTGAAATGCAAGACGCGGGATGGTTGGCGGATGGTTCCATTGCTTTGGAACAGTTGCCTCCCGAAGCAATTGCCGAAGTCGATCAATCGGTGTTCGACCGCATCGATCGCAGGGCCCAAGGAATCGCGATGCGAAACCTTGCGAAAGTCATGCATTGGGCCGGGAAGTTTGAGGTCGCTGCGCCGCGTGCTCGAGACGCAATCCGAATCTTGGATGGCGACGCGGAGAGCCAGTTCATTCTTGCTGACTGTTTACGCTGGATGGGACGTGTCGATGAATCGGTGGAGGAATTCGAGCGGGGCGTCAAGGCGTTCCCAGATTACTACCGCGGGTTGCAACGTTACGGACAATTGTTGCTCGAGTTGGAAGACTACGAGGCGGCTCGAGATCTGTTGGTTGTCGCCACCGTGGGGATCCCGGAATCGGACCCTCGGCATTGGTTGTCCCGCTTTCAACTTGCAATTGCCCATCTGGGTGCCAGCGATTTCGAATCCGCTCACGAAGAGTTGCTGCGTTGCAATGAGCACGCGCCGGATGACTTGGATGTCGTGTTTGCGCTCGCGGAAGCCAGCGCGGGGATCGGAGACTCGGAGGCAGCGATCAAACTGTACGAGCGCATCTTGGATGATTTTCCTGACGACGTGACGACGCACCTCAATCTCGGGCACGTGTTCTTGAGTCTGAACCAGACTCAGCGAGCGTCGTTGCACTTTGAGACGGCTCTGCTGTTAGCACCTGACAACCCGCGAGCACGAGCGGGCATGACTGTCGTCAGCCAATTGAATCAATCATCGAAGTAG